GGTTTGCCGCTCAACTCCTCGACCACCCACTGCCCCAGCACAGATTCTTCGATCCAGAAGGTGAGGCTTCCCCTAGCCTTCAATCCAGCGTTATACTCTGACCAGTTGCGGATGCGGTATTGAGGTTTCATGGCAGGTTTTATATGTGATAACTGAAATTTACCATGCCTCTCCTGCCCGCAACCCCTCTTTCATGCAACAACGCCTAATCCGATTGTAAA
Above is a genomic segment from Synechococcales cyanobacterium T60_A2020_003 containing:
- a CDS encoding IS5/IS1182 family transposase, whose protein sequence is MKPQYRIRNWSEYNAGLKARGSLTFWIEESVLGQWVVEELSGKP